In Mustela erminea isolate mMusErm1 chromosome 15, mMusErm1.Pri, whole genome shotgun sequence, the following proteins share a genomic window:
- the UBL3 gene encoding ubiquitin-like protein 3, translating to MSSNVPADMINLRLILVSGKTKEFLFSPNDSASDIAKHVYDNWPMDWEEEQVSSPNILRLIYQGRFLHGNVTLGALKLPFGKTTVMHLVARETLPEPNSQGQRNREKTGESNCCVIL from the exons ATAAATTTGCGCCTCATCTTGGTAAGCGGGAAAACAAAAGAGTTCCTGTTTTCTCCTAATGATTCTGCTTCTGACATTGCAAAGCATGTGTATGACAATTGGCCAATGG ACTGGGAAGAAGAGCAGGTCAGCAGTCCAAATATTCTACGACTTATTTATCAAGGACGATTTCTGCATGGAAATGTCACATTAGGAG CATTAAAACTTCCTTTTGGCAAAACAACGGTGATGCATTTGGTGGCCAGAGAGACGTTGCCAGAGCCCAACTCTCAAG GTCAGAGGAATCGTGAAAAGACTGGAGAGAGTAATTGCTGTGTAATCCTGTAA